ACTAAGCTTTTTCCCCATGATTTTAACGTTTTGCTCAAACTTTTTTCAGTTGGAAGAAATTTTGATGCTTCAACTAATAAATTACCTAACCCACATGTTGGATCTAGGAAAACAAAAGAATTACTTTCACTAACTACAACCTCATTAAAGAGGTGCTTAGCAAGTTTCGTACCTGTAAAAAAACATCCATTATCTCTCATCACATCTTTTTCGAATGATTTTCTGATTAATATGTCACTAAATTCATGATTGAGAAAATCAGAATAATCCTCTTTATCAAGCATCTTAACAGATGTTTTTTGAGCGATAAATTCGCACATTTTTTCATTGAATTTTTCTACATGTAACATATTTACTTACTAAACCCCTTATTATTTAAGATTATCATAGACTTTTTTTTCTTTATTTTGAATCTTTGGATTGGAGTTGGTAAGAAAAAATGAAAGAAAAGTTAAGGCGTAAGTGGTTACTATTGGCGGAAGATCACAGGAGTCGAACCTGCCCGGGACCGCTGGCGGCCCCAACTGGATTTGAAGTCCAGCCACCTCACCGGAGATGACGATCTTCCGCGCCTCGATTGCTACATGGAGGCGGGGCGCATTATAGCTACTTCCTGGCGTTTCCACATCACTAATCACACTTTTTTCCGTACCGTTTCGTCTTGCTATGATCGGTTTCATATAAATCCCTATAAAATCCACTAGTTACATTTTCACCTGGCCTCCAGCGCTACGCCGATCACAGAAAACAAGAATCGTAAGTTGATAACAAAATAACGGAATACTCGCGCCCACAGGGATGGTTTACAACGTGTGTAACCGGTCTCATAACATCAAGGATAAGCAGATGAAGAGTGAAGTGTTATCCGTTAAAGAGAAGATTGGCTACGGCATGGGTGACGCCGCCAGCCACATCATTTTTGATAACGTCATGTTGTACATGATGTTTTTTTATACCGACATCTTTGGTATTCCCGCTGGCTTTGTCGGCACCATGTTCTTGCTGGCGCGTGCGCTGGATGCGATCTCTGACCCTTGCATGGGACTGCTGGCTGACCGCACCCGTTCCCGCTGGGGCAAGTTCCGTCCGTGGATTTTGTTTGGCGCCATCCCGTTCGGCATTGTCTGCGTGTTGGCCTACACCACGCCGGATCTCAGCCTGAACGGCAAAATGATTTACGCCGCCGTTACCTACACGCTGCTGACCCTGCTTTATACCGTGGTGAATATTCCGTACTGCGCGCTGGGCGGCGTGATCACCAACGACCCGACGCAGCGTATCTCCCTGCAATCCTGGCGCTTTGTGCTGGCGACGGCGGGCGGCATGCTCTCCACGGTGTTGATGATGCCGCTGGTGAATCTGATTGGCGGTGAAGACAAAGCATTTGGCTTCCAGGGCGGGATCGCCGTGCTGTCGGTTGTGGCATTTCTGATGCTGGCGTTCTGCTTCTTTACCACCAAAGAGCGCATCCAGGTGCCGCCGAGCACCACCTCCATGCGTGAAGATCTGCGCGACATCTGGCAAAACGACCAGTGGCGCATCGTCGGCGTGCTCACCATTCTCAACATCCTTGCCGTCTGCGTGCGCGGTGGTGCGATGATGTACTACTGCACCTGGATCATGGGTTCGCCGGAAATCTTCGTCGCGTTCCTCACCACCTACTGCGTCGGCAACCTGATTGGCTCCGCGCTGGCGAAACCGCTCACCGACTGGAAATGCAAAGTCAGTATCTTCTGGTGGACCAACGCCGCACTGGCGGTCGTGAGCGTGGCGATGTTCTTCGTGCCGATGCAGGCCACAATCATGATGTTCGCCTTTATCTTCGTGATTGGCGTACTGCACCAGCTGGTAACGCCGATCCAGTGGGTCATGATGTCCGACACCGTCGACTATGGTGAATGGACCAACGGCAAACGCCTGACCGGCATCAGCTTCGCGGGCACGCTGTTCGTACTGAAACTCGGCCTGGCGCTGGGCGGGGCGATGATTGGCTGGATGCTGGCAGGCGGTGGCTACGATGCCGCAGCTAAAACGCAGAACAGCGCTACCCTCAGCATCATCATTGGCCTGTTCACCCTGGCCCCGGCGGTTTGCTACGTGCTGAGCGCGATTATCGCCAAACGCTATTACACGCTGAAAACGCCATTCCTGACCAAAATCATGGGCGAGCTGGCGCAAGGCGCGCGCCGCAATCAGCAGGAATTTGAAACCCTGCCGGTCAGCAAAGAATTGCAGAACTAAGAGGATAAAAGTATGAAAATCAGTGACGGTAACTGGCTCATTCAGCCGGGCCTGAATGTGACGTATCCGGTTCAGGTGTTTGATGTGGAGCAGCAGGGCAACGACCTGGTGGTGTACGTTGCGCCGCGCGACGTGCGTGAGCGCACCTGGCAGCTCGACACATTGATGTTTACGGTTCGCCTGTTCTCGCCACAGGAAGGGATTGTCGGTGTGCGCATCGAACACTTCCAGGGCGCGCTGGACAAGGGGCCGCATTATCCGCTGAACGTGCTGAAAGACGTGAAGGTTGAGATTGAAAACAATGCGGAATTTGCCGGGCTGAAAAGCGGCAACCTCAGCGTGCGCGTCACCAAGGGCGAGTTCTGGGCGCTGGATTTCCTGCGCGACGGCCAGCGTATCACCGGCAGCCAGTTGAAAAACAACGGCTACGTGCAGGACGGCAATACCGACAGCAACTACATGTTTGAGCGTCTGGATCTGGGCGTCGGCGAAACGGTTTACGGACTGGGCGAGCGCTTTACCGCGCTGGTGCGCAACGGTCAGACGGTCGAAACCTGGAACCGCGACGGCGGCACCAGCACCGAGCAGTCGTATAAAAACATCCCGTTCTACCTGACCAACCGCGGCTACGGCGTGCTGGTGAACCATCCGGAAAACGTCTCCTTTGAAGTCGGCTCCGAGAAAGTTTCCAAAGTGCAGTTCAGCGTCGAAGGCGAATATCTGGAATATTTCGTGATCGACGGCCCGGCCCCGAAAGAGGTGCTGAACCGCTATACGCAGTTCACTGGCCGCCCGGCGCTGCCGCCCGCGTGGTCGTTCGGCCTGTGGCTCACCACTTCGTTTACCACCAACTACGATGAAGCAACGGTAAACAGCTTTATTGACGGTATGGCGGAGCGCAATTTGCCGCTGCATGTATTCCACTTCGACTGCTTCTGGATGAAAGCCTTCCAGTGGTGCGATTTCGAGTGGGACCCGGTGACCTTCCCGGACCCGGAAGGGATGATCCGCCGACTCAAAGCCAAGGGGCTGAAGGTCTGCGTGTGGATAAACCCCTATATCGGTCAGAAATCGCCGGTATTTAACGAGCTGAAAGAGAAAGGCTACCTGCTGAAACGCCCGGATGGATCCGTGTGGCAGTGGGATAAATGGCAGCCGGGGCTGGCGATTTATGACTTCACCAATCCGGATGCCTGTAAATGGTATGCCGACAAGCTGAAAGGCCTGGTGGATATCGGCGTCGACTGTTTTAAAACCGACTTTGGTGAACGTATCCCGACCGATGTGCAGTGGTTCGATGGTGCCGATCCGCAGAAAATGCATAACCATTATGCGTACATCTACAACGAACTGGTGTGGAACGTGCTCAAAGAGACCGTCGGCGAAGAGGAAGCGGTACTGTTTGCGCGCTCCGCGTCCGTCGGTGCGCAAAAGTTCCCGGTACACTGGGGCGGCGACTGCTACGCCAACTATGAATCCATGGCGGAAAGCCTGCGCGGCGGGTTATCTATCGGCCTCTCAGGGTTTGGTTTCTGGAGCCATGATATTGGCGGCTTCGAGAATACCGCACCGGCGCACGTCTACAAACGGTGGTGCGCGTTTGGCTTACTCTCCAGCCACAGTCGCCTGCACGGCAGCAAATCCTACCGGGTGCCGTGGGCGTACGACGACGAATCCTGCGATGTGGTGCGCTATTTCACTGAGCAGAAATGCCGGATGATGCCGTATCTGTATCGCCAGGCGGCGCTGGCTCGCGAGTGCGGTACGCCGATGCTGCGCGCCATGATGCTCGAATTTCCGGACGATCCGGCGTGCGATTACCTCGACCGCCAGTACATGCTGGGGGATTCCGTGATGGTGGCACCGGTGTTCTCGGAGGCGGGTGATGTGCAGTTTTATCTGCCGGAAGGGCGCTGGACGCACCTGTGGCGCAATGACGAGGTCGCGGGTAGCCGCTGGCACAAACAGCAGCATGACGTCCTGAGTTTGCCGGTGTACGTGCGAGACAACACCCTGCTGGCGCTGGGCTGCAATAGCCAGAAGCCGGATTACGCCTGGCATGAAGGCACCGCTTTCCAGCTGTTCCACCTGGAAGAGGGGCGTGAAACGTTCTGCGAAGTCCCTGCCGCAGACGGTTCGATTATCTTCACGCTAAAAGCGAAGCGTACCCACAATACGCTCACCGTAACGGGCGAAGGCGATGCGCGCGACTGGACGCTGTGCCTGCGTAACATCCCGCAAATCGGCGATGTGAAAGGCGGCTCTTACGCCAGCAGCGAGTGGGGTGTGGTGGTGAAAGCGGCAGGAAATGAGCTGGTGATTCACCTGTGATGCTGTTCCCCTCACCCCAAAGGGGCGAGGGGATGTGTATGGTGCCGGAGTTTGATTTGTAGGCCGGGTAAGGCGAAGCCGCCACCCGGCGTTTTTGTTGGCCCCTGAGCCTAAAATTGCCCAGTGGCGCTGCGCTTACCGGGCCTGTGTTTCAGAGCTGGGGTGATGAAGGCGCCACAGTGGGAACCGCAGCAGAAACCGTCGACACCACGCCCTCCGTCATCGTCTGTTCGACCTGCTGTTTCTCTGTATTCAGAGCGTGTAACTGACCGTTCACCGTGGGTTTCAGCGGCGTATCGGCCTGAATAGTGCCGCTGGCGGTAAGCTGGATATTCCCGTCGCCAGAAATCGGCAGTGCTGGCCAGCCCCACGGTTGCAGGATGTTCACCGGAACACCTCGCCCGTTCAGGCTTATCTGGGTCTGGCGTTGCGGCACCTGTGAAACGCTGGCGGTGGCTTCCAGCAATCCTCTCTCGGTGTAGCCACTCAGTTCACTGATGTTAATCGTACTGCTGTTTGCCGTCAGCGCCAGAGAGGGGCGACGCACATCCACGCGATTAAACGTGCCCACCGCAGCGTTGAGGGTGGCGTTCCCGCTCCACACGCCCCACTGATGGTCCTGAACCAGCCCCAGGTTCGCGCCGTAGCTGTCCAGCGCGGTGAGCTGCCACGGGAAAGTGGAGTCAACATCAATCACCAGATTGCGACTGGCGCTGAATTTCTTCAACGTCAGGCTGTTGAGCCAGCCGGGTAATGGTTTCATCCACAACTGTTTCCAGTTTGTCGGCAGGGTGTATTCCAGCCCGGCAATGGCCGTATCGTCGAGAACGAGTGCTTTACCGGAACGCTGCCAATGACCGGATGTGCGGATCATGCCGCCTTCCCAGCGGGTGGTGAACTGACGTAGCGCGATACCTTGCGGAGAGAATTCCGCGTTTAAGATGGGGTCGAAGAGATGCAGCGAACCGTAGATGAACTCACTGGCATTCATTGACAATTTGCCCTCCTGAGTCTGCCAGTCATCTTTGCTGAAGGTCAGGTTGCGCAAGCTGAGGTCAAGATCGGTCACTGCCCAGTCCGGACCTTGCAGGCGTGCGTCGGTCACCTCAAGGCGGCCAATTTGCAGGGAAGGAATACTTGTGAGCGGCGAAAAGAATTCCGCCAGCACTTTGTCGCTTTGTAAGCGGATGTCGTTCAGACGAAGGCTATCAACAATCCAACTGCCGTCCGCATTTCGTCGCGCTACGCCGGTTAATGCGCCGCGTGCGACGTCTGCGCCAATGTTGCTCAGTGTCACCTGTTCTTTGTCGATGCTGCCTTCAATCAGCACGTTAGTGGCGGGGATGTCGTTCAGCGTCAGCGAACCTGCACTGAGCTGGATCTGTGCTTTGCTGCCGAGTACCCGGCCTGCTTCAGGATTCCAGGGGATCACGCCACCGTCTACCCGTTGCGCGCTCAGGTTCCACTCGCTGCCGGGACTGTTGAACGCCATATCGTGCAGCTCTAAGCGATCGGCCCGGAAGGGAAGCGGCGCCGTTTGCGAGGAGATATTCAGCGTCCCGTCTTTAAGCAGGATGGTGTCAACATGCTGGGGATCGGTCAGCTGGCGGCTACTGAGTCCGATATCCACGGTTTTTGCGACTAACGTGGCAGGCTGACCATCCCGGCCAAAGGTGACGTTCTCCAGCAGGATGTGGGAAGGGGAGGAAAAACGGTGATCCATCGCATCAAAGGCCACGTGGTAGCCGCTATTTTCAGAGATCCAGTTGCTGACGCGTTCTGCTCCCCAGCGGGTTTGCAGCAGAAAATAGAGCACAATAACCGCCACCAAAAAGGCGATCAGCACGTAGATAAGCAGCTTTCCAATAAATTTCATGGTCTTCCATCCCGCGAAGTGCACATAACTGAGTTATGCACGATTTAGGCGTAATCCTCAAGGCGGGAATAGTGAAAGAGCGTTTCTGTGGCGGCGATTGTCGATCGCCGCCACATTCCGCTTACGGCTTTTCTGGCGGGAAAATCAGGTTCAGAACGATTGCGGTGATACCGCCTGCGGCAATCCCGGAGGAGAGCAGGTTTTTCACCCAGTCCGGCGCGAACTGCAGGATCAGCGGCTGTTGGGAAACGCCCAGACCTACCGCCAGCGACAGGGCGATAATCAGGATAGCGCGACGGTTTAACGGCTCACGCGACACGATACGCACCCCGGAGGCGGCGATAGTACCGAACATCACGAGAGTCGCACCGCCGAGCACGGGTTCTGGAATGTGTTGTACAAAACCGCTCACTGCCGGGAACAGGCCCAGGACAATCAGCATCAACGCGACAACAAAGCCAACATAGCGGCTGGCAACGCCCGTCAATTGGATCACACCGTTGTTTTGACCGAAGCAGGAGTTCGGGAAGGTGTTAAACACCGCAGAGACAAACGAGTTCAGGCCGTTAGCCAGCACTCCGCCTTTCAGACGCTTCATATACAGAGGCCCGGAAACGGGTTGCTCAGAAACATCGGAGGTGGCGGTAATATCGCCAATGGTTTCCAGTGAGGTGATCATAAAGACCAGCATCAGCGGCAGCAGAAGATTCCAGTCAATGCCCAGCCCGTAATACAGCGGCGTTGGCACCATGATGACATCCTGGGTGGTCGGGGCGGTATTTTCCGGCAGCATGCCCATAAACCATGCCAGCGCGTAGCCTGCGGCCATGGCGATCACCAGCGAAGCAACCCGCAGGTAAGGGTTACGCTGACGGTTAAGCAGAATGATCAATGCCAGAACGACGCCCGCCAGCAGCAGGTTTTTCGGTGAGCCGAAGGTGTTGTCGTTCATCGCGGCATAACCACCGCCGATGGACGTCAGGCCGACCTGAATCAGCGACAGGCCG
This Citrobacter enshiensis DNA region includes the following protein-coding sequences:
- a CDS encoding AsmA family protein translates to MKFIGKLLIYVLIAFLVAVIVLYFLLQTRWGAERVSNWISENSGYHVAFDAMDHRFSSPSHILLENVTFGRDGQPATLVAKTVDIGLSSRQLTDPQHVDTILLKDGTLNISSQTAPLPFRADRLELHDMAFNSPGSEWNLSAQRVDGGVIPWNPEAGRVLGSKAQIQLSAGSLTLNDIPATNVLIEGSIDKEQVTLSNIGADVARGALTGVARRNADGSWIVDSLRLNDIRLQSDKVLAEFFSPLTSIPSLQIGRLEVTDARLQGPDWAVTDLDLSLRNLTFSKDDWQTQEGKLSMNASEFIYGSLHLFDPILNAEFSPQGIALRQFTTRWEGGMIRTSGHWQRSGKALVLDDTAIAGLEYTLPTNWKQLWMKPLPGWLNSLTLKKFSASRNLVIDVDSTFPWQLTALDSYGANLGLVQDHQWGVWSGNATLNAAVGTFNRVDVRRPSLALTANSSTINISELSGYTERGLLEATASVSQVPQRQTQISLNGRGVPVNILQPWGWPALPISGDGNIQLTASGTIQADTPLKPTVNGQLHALNTEKQQVEQTMTEGVVSTVSAAVPTVAPSSPQL
- a CDS encoding glycoside-pentoside-hexuronide family transporter, whose amino-acid sequence is MKSEVLSVKEKIGYGMGDAASHIIFDNVMLYMMFFYTDIFGIPAGFVGTMFLLARALDAISDPCMGLLADRTRSRWGKFRPWILFGAIPFGIVCVLAYTTPDLSLNGKMIYAAVTYTLLTLLYTVVNIPYCALGGVITNDPTQRISLQSWRFVLATAGGMLSTVLMMPLVNLIGGEDKAFGFQGGIAVLSVVAFLMLAFCFFTTKERIQVPPSTTSMREDLRDIWQNDQWRIVGVLTILNILAVCVRGGAMMYYCTWIMGSPEIFVAFLTTYCVGNLIGSALAKPLTDWKCKVSIFWWTNAALAVVSVAMFFVPMQATIMMFAFIFVIGVLHQLVTPIQWVMMSDTVDYGEWTNGKRLTGISFAGTLFVLKLGLALGGAMIGWMLAGGGYDAAAKTQNSATLSIIIGLFTLAPAVCYVLSAIIAKRYYTLKTPFLTKIMGELAQGARRNQQEFETLPVSKELQN
- the xanP gene encoding xanthine/proton symporter XanP; translated protein: MSVNTVESENAQPIAQTQNSELIYRLEDCPPLPQTLFAASQHLLAMFVAVITPALLICQALGLPAQDTQHIISMSLFASGVASIIQIKAWGPVGSGLLSIQGTSFNFVAPLIMGGTALKTGGADVPTMMAALFGTLMLASCTEMVLSRVLHLARRIITPLVSGVVVMIIGLSLIQVGLTSIGGGYAAMNDNTFGSPKNLLLAGVVLALIILLNRQRNPYLRVASLVIAMAAGYALAWFMGMLPENTAPTTQDVIMVPTPLYYGLGIDWNLLLPLMLVFMITSLETIGDITATSDVSEQPVSGPLYMKRLKGGVLANGLNSFVSAVFNTFPNSCFGQNNGVIQLTGVASRYVGFVVALMLIVLGLFPAVSGFVQHIPEPVLGGATLVMFGTIAASGVRIVSREPLNRRAILIIALSLAVGLGVSQQPLILQFAPDWVKNLLSSGIAAGGITAIVLNLIFPPEKP
- the yicI gene encoding alpha-xylosidase; translation: MKISDGNWLIQPGLNVTYPVQVFDVEQQGNDLVVYVAPRDVRERTWQLDTLMFTVRLFSPQEGIVGVRIEHFQGALDKGPHYPLNVLKDVKVEIENNAEFAGLKSGNLSVRVTKGEFWALDFLRDGQRITGSQLKNNGYVQDGNTDSNYMFERLDLGVGETVYGLGERFTALVRNGQTVETWNRDGGTSTEQSYKNIPFYLTNRGYGVLVNHPENVSFEVGSEKVSKVQFSVEGEYLEYFVIDGPAPKEVLNRYTQFTGRPALPPAWSFGLWLTTSFTTNYDEATVNSFIDGMAERNLPLHVFHFDCFWMKAFQWCDFEWDPVTFPDPEGMIRRLKAKGLKVCVWINPYIGQKSPVFNELKEKGYLLKRPDGSVWQWDKWQPGLAIYDFTNPDACKWYADKLKGLVDIGVDCFKTDFGERIPTDVQWFDGADPQKMHNHYAYIYNELVWNVLKETVGEEEAVLFARSASVGAQKFPVHWGGDCYANYESMAESLRGGLSIGLSGFGFWSHDIGGFENTAPAHVYKRWCAFGLLSSHSRLHGSKSYRVPWAYDDESCDVVRYFTEQKCRMMPYLYRQAALARECGTPMLRAMMLEFPDDPACDYLDRQYMLGDSVMVAPVFSEAGDVQFYLPEGRWTHLWRNDEVAGSRWHKQQHDVLSLPVYVRDNTLLALGCNSQKPDYAWHEGTAFQLFHLEEGRETFCEVPAADGSIIFTLKAKRTHNTLTVTGEGDARDWTLCLRNIPQIGDVKGGSYASSEWGVVVKAAGNELVIHL